A section of the Oryza sativa Japonica Group chromosome 1, ASM3414082v1 genome encodes:
- the LOC112937002 gene encoding ATP synthase subunit a has product MNFDHNHVVIMGLNQRDSIWKLLNDYNVNSLKRRRQAEIDAFFEPFERAQRIRFNNWQNGIELLDGAEWRNGDIVIPGGGGPVISSPLDQFFIDPLFGLDMGNFYLSFTNESLSMAVTVVLVPSLFGVVTKKGGGKSVPNAWQSLVELIYDFVLNLVNEQIGGNVKQKFFPRISVTFTFSLFRNPQGMIPFSFTVTSHFLITLALSFSIFIGITIVGFQRHGLHFFSFLLPAGVPLPLAPFLVLLELISHCFRALSSGIRLFANMMAGHSSVKILSGFAWTMLFLNNIFYFIGDLGPLFIVLALTGLELGVAILQAHVSTISICIYLNDAINLHQNE; this is encoded by the coding sequence ATGAATTTCGATCACAATCATGTGGTAATAATGGGTTTGAATCAGAGAGACTCGATCTGGAAACTCCTCAATGATTATAACGTGAACTCGTTGAAGAGAAGGAGACAAGCAGAAATAGACGCTTTTTTTGAACCATTTGAGAGGGCGCAGCGTATCCGTTTCAATAACTGGCAGAACGGAATAGAGTTGTTAGATGGGGCTGAATGGAGGAACGGCGATATAGTTATCCCTGGAGGCGGCGGACCAGTAATTTCAAGCCCCTTGGATCAATTTTTCATTGATCCATTATTTGGTCTTGATATgggtaacttttatttatcATTCACAAATGAATCCTTGTCTATGGCGGTAACTGTCGTTTTGGTGCCATCTTTATTTGGAGTTGTTACGAAAAAGGGCGGGGGAAAGTCAGTGCCAAATGCATGGCAATCCTTGGTAGAGCTTATTTATGATTTCGTGCTGAACCTGGTAAACGAACAAATAGGTGGAAATGTTAAACAAAAGTTTTTCCCTCGCATCTCGGTCACTTTTACTTTTTCGTTATTTCGTAATCCCCAGGGTATGATACCCTTTAGCTTCACAGTGACAAGTCATTTTCTCATTACTTTGGCTCTTTCATTTTCCATTTTTATAGGCATTACGATCGTTGGATTTCAAAGACATGGGCTTCATTTTTTTAGCTTCTTATTACCAGCGGGAGTCCCACTGCCATTAGCACCTTTTTTAGTACTCCTTGAGCTAATCTCTCATTGTTTTCGTGCATTAAGCTCAGGAATACGTTTATTTGCTAATATGATGGCCGGTCATAGTTCAGTAAAGATTTTAAGTGGGTTCGCTTGGACTATGCTATTTCTGAATAATATTTTCTATTTCATAGGAGATCTTGGTCCCTTATTTATAGTTCTAGCATTAACCGGTCTGGAATTAGGTGTAGCTATATTACAAGCTCATGTTTCTACGATCTCAATTTGTATTTACTTGAATGATGCTATAAATCTCCATCAAAATGAGTAA